In Nostoc edaphicum CCNP1411, the sequence TCTGGCACAAAAATGTCCAAGTTATTAACACCATCGGGAACTCTTAGCCAGATATAAGCATCTGCGGAGGCTTGTGGACGTACTTGGAACAAAGAAACGCTACCTGTTGAGCGATTAAGAGCAACTCCTTTGTAGGTTACGCTAGTCTCAGGATTGCGGGCTGTTGTAGTAGCAACCGATATAACATCGCTAGCAACAACTCCGTCTGTGGCAAGGCGACGAATTCGCATTTGCAGATTTACCACATCACGGTTTCCAGTTTCTGGATCTTTAATTCGTTTTGCTGAAAGTAATTCAACTTCTGCCTTTTTGCCAAAAGCAGGCTGCACAAATTGACCAGGGCTAATTGCTGAAGTTGTAGCACTAGCTGGGGATGGTGAGACTGTTGCTTGTGGAGAAGTTGTAGCTGTAGGACTTGGCACTTGAGTGGGAATGGTACTACTGACTGTATTAGTAGCATTTAGTGTCTGCCGCAACGTAAAAACTTCATAAGCTACATAGCCGCTACATCCCAAAGCCAAAGTAGAGAGTAATACAGCTACACCAGATAAAAATGTACTCACACCGTTGCCTCGATTTCGTATTTCTGTATATGCAGGTTGATTTAGGTTTCTATTTTGTAGTCCCATAAATTATGTTTGTGCAATCGCCCACGTATGAAACATGTGAACATCTTCCCTATACTAGTTAAGTAACTTTACTGAGCAAATTCTTCTCTCTCCGGAAAGAAGTCTTTGGCAAAGTCAAAATATCTATCTTTGGGATAAGGAAAATTGGTGAGACTTAAGACTTTAAATCAACCACTGGGTGTTTTATTAATATTTTTGACTAGCCAGATAGGATTTAGTTCTATTGCGAAAGCACAAACCCCAGTTGCACCAACAATTACCACAAAATCAATTTGCTCTACCCAACTGGGAACAGCTATAGATGCTGTAATCAATCGCCCCTTATTCAGTCGGGTGCGCTGGGGAATTTTGGTACAACCCCTCTCAACCGGGCAAACTCTTTACAGTCGAGATGCTCAGAAATATTTTACTCCCGCGTCTAACCTCAAATTGCTGACAACAGCAGCAGCATTGCAGCAATTGGGTGCTAATTTTCGGATTCGCACCTCTATTTATCAGAATGGCAATGGTGTTTTACGTGTTGTCGGTAGGGGAGATCCTAGTTTAAGTGATACTCAACTACAAAAATTGGCACAGCAGCTAAAACAAAAAGGTATTACTCAAATTCAGCAATTGATAGCTGATGATAGTTATATTCAAGGTGATATTGTTAACCCAACCTGGCAATGGGAAGATGTGCAGTCAGATTATGGTGCACCAGTTAACAGCTTTATTCTGAATCAAAATATTTTTAGCTTAAAACTTATACCCCAGGCTGTAGGTAAATCTTTACAAGTGGTATGGACTGATGCTGGCGAAGCGAGACAGTGGCGGATAATTAATCAGTCAGTAACCGTTGCCCAAAATCAACCAAGTTACATCAATGTTACCCGCGAATTATCAGGAACAATATTGCGAATTCAAGGACAACTAACAACGAATTCAGAACCGTCTTTAATAGATTTGCCTGTAGTTGATCCTAATTATTACTTCTTACGGCGCTTCCGCACTGCTTTGGCAACAGAAAAAATTACCTTGGGACAAACATTAGTACTAAATGGTGGTGTTGATCAAGAGGAGATAGCATTTGTAGAGTCGCCACCTTTAGCTGAGTTATTAGCAGAGACGAATCTAAATAGTAATAATCTTTATGCTGAAGCACTGCTGAGAGCATTAGCTGTGAAAAAACTCAGAGTGAAAAATCAAACTAGTGCTGATGTAGGTTTAGAAGTTGTCAAAGCGAGTTTAACTCAATTGGGAGTTGATCCAGCAAATTACATTTTAGTGGATGGTTCAGGTTTATCACGTCGTAACTTAGTGACACCAGAAGCTTTTGTACAAACTTTACGGGCAATAGCAAGAACACCAACAGCATATTTATATCGCGCCTCTTTACCAGTGGCGGGTAAAAGTGGAACTCTGAAGGGCCGCTTTCAAGGTACATCTGCTGAGGGCATTGTGCAAGCAAAAACAGGTACGTTAACGGGTGCAATTTCTCTATCTGGATATATGAATGCGCCGAAGTATGAACCGTTAGTTTTTAGTATTATTGTGAATCAATCAGAGCAACCTGCAAGTGTTGTGCGACAGGCAATTGATGAAGTTGTTGTGTTGTTAACGCAGTTGCAACGTTGTTAATATTATGCTTTACCACTCCTAACTTTTTTCATGCCAGCTAAAATCTTACCACCGCCCTTGAAACCTGGAGACTTACTGCGAGTAATTGCCCCTAGTGGTGCTTTGCGAGAATTTGAGGCATTTGAACGGAGTATAGAAATTTGGCGATCGCGCGGTTATAAACTAGAAATCATCCCCAAAATAGATGACAAGTGGGGTTATCTAGCTGGAACAGACGAAAACCGTCGTCAGCAATTAGCGGCAGCATGGCAAGATCCTGATTGTCGTGGTATCCTTTGTGCCAGAGGCGGTTTTGGCAGCACCCGTATCTTAGAAGATTGGAATTGGCCAAACTCAGGACTTCCCAAGTGGCTTATAGGCTTTTCTGATATCACAGCTTTATTATGGAGCCTTTATACAGCAGGAATTTCAGGCGTTCACGGTCCCGTGCTGACGACCTTGGTAGATGAGCCAGATTGGTCAATTCAGCGATTATTAGATTGGGTAGAAGGTAGTTCTTTCACCCCTCTGAAAGGTTGCGGTTGGGGTGGTGGTGTGGTTAATGGTACTTTATTACCAGGTAATCTCACTGTGGCTACTCACCTTTTAGGTACACCAATCTTGCCACATCTGGATGGTGTAATTCTGGCATTGGAGGATGTTACAGAAGCACCTTATCGCATTGACAGGATGCTGACGCAGTGGCGCTTGAGTGGTGCTTTGTCTAAAGTCTGCGGTATTGCTTTGGGGGGTTTTACTCGCTGTGAAGCGCCGCCAACAGTGCCTAGTTTTAGTGTAGAAGAGGTATTGCGCGATCGCTTGGGTGATTTGGGTATTCCGATTGTCTCTGATTTGCCTTTTGGCCACGATAGTCCGAACGCAGCATTACCAGTGGGTGTAGAGGTAACTTTAGATGGGGATGCGGGAATATTAGCGATCGCGCATCCACATTATTAAATAATTGATGGATAAATTCCTTGTAGAGACGGCGATTTATCGCGTCTCTCTAACCGTTTATCGCGTCTCTCTAACCGTAAAAATGAATTTGACAGACTACTAGTTAAACAGTCATAATCCACTCACAGAATAATCTTCTAAATGCTTTGGTAAATTCCAATTAACCTTCGGATCTGGTTGATGTTTTACTGGCTCAACATTCCCACGCCAAGCAGCGCCCATAATTTGCATAGTTTGGTAAATGATTGTGTTCCAACCTTTTTCCTTTAAGTAGTCTAAGCCTTGTGCTACATCAGGGGAAGTTAAATCATGGAACAAAATTAAAGCATCGTCCTCTGCCAATGGTTCACAAACAATCGTATCATTGAGTGGAGCCTGTGCTTCATGATCGCCATCAATGAAAATCAATGACCACTTGCGTTGTAATTGTTTAGCTAACTCCTCTACCTTTTGTGGACTATAACCAGCTACTAAATTAACTGAGTCGATAACACCAGCAAGTCGTAGGGAAGTACTTACATTTTCATAAACATCTTCTCTGGCTAAAGCCGGATCAATTACATCTAATTCCACTCCACCTAATGCCAGATGACACGCAGACCAACCCCGCAAACAACCAATTTCTAAAGCTTTTTTCCCAGCAAATTTGAGTGCTGTGTTATATAAAATATGCGTCTCATCTCGATTCAGGAACCCTATAAATGGCTCATCTTTGTCCACATACCAGTTATGGGGAATCTCTCGACGTAAATAAGACCAATAGCAATTATTTATGTCTCCAATAATCATATTGGGGAAAGATGAATCAGGATGAACTACCTCAAGATCGGGTGAAATATAGTCCCAACTAGACAATGAGATATTTGGAACAACTTCATTAGTTTTTGTCATTATTTCTTTTTCTCCAAAGATTCATTATGTACTAGTTTTGTTAGCTTTACCAATTAAATTACGTAATTGCAGGATTAACAGTAACACACTATGGTTCAATAGTTAATACTGAGATCAAGTCCAATGCCAGCAAAAGGTAATCGTCCCTAATACTGCCCTGCGGTAACTAGAGACATCTAGGCGCGGGAGAAAATAAGGCGATGCCTATGGCGGCAAGCAACGCAGGGCTTTTACTAAATGTGAATCTACCCCACCAACCTGTACTAGATTTAGTGTAGAGAAAGAGTAAATCTTCTTTGCATAATCTATGAACTGTCAGTATAGATAGATTCCAAAATAGCTTATAATGCCTAAGTCATCCTCCTTATTAAAATTTTTTGAGTGATTTACTTGTATGCCCAAACAATATGTACCTAACGTATTCTTAAAAATTGAAGATTCACAGTTATATGCAATTTTTGCTTGGAGTCAGCGAACAGCAGAAATTGTTATATCAAAATCGTGGCTGACAATACTAGAAATATTCGTTCACGAACATTCACTAGAGAATGCTTACCAAATATTTCA encodes:
- a CDS encoding S66 peptidase family protein, whose protein sequence is MPAKILPPPLKPGDLLRVIAPSGALREFEAFERSIEIWRSRGYKLEIIPKIDDKWGYLAGTDENRRQQLAAAWQDPDCRGILCARGGFGSTRILEDWNWPNSGLPKWLIGFSDITALLWSLYTAGISGVHGPVLTTLVDEPDWSIQRLLDWVEGSSFTPLKGCGWGGGVVNGTLLPGNLTVATHLLGTPILPHLDGVILALEDVTEAPYRIDRMLTQWRLSGALSKVCGIALGGFTRCEAPPTVPSFSVEEVLRDRLGDLGIPIVSDLPFGHDSPNAALPVGVEVTLDGDAGILAIAHPHY
- a CDS encoding class I SAM-dependent methyltransferase, which gives rise to MTKTNEVVPNISLSSWDYISPDLEVVHPDSSFPNMIIGDINNCYWSYLRREIPHNWYVDKDEPFIGFLNRDETHILYNTALKFAGKKALEIGCLRGWSACHLALGGVELDVIDPALAREDVYENVSTSLRLAGVIDSVNLVAGYSPQKVEELAKQLQRKWSLIFIDGDHEAQAPLNDTIVCEPLAEDDALILFHDLTSPDVAQGLDYLKEKGWNTIIYQTMQIMGAAWRGNVEPVKHQPDPKVNWNLPKHLEDYSVSGL
- the dacB gene encoding D-alanyl-D-alanine carboxypeptidase/D-alanyl-D-alanine-endopeptidase; the protein is MRLKTLNQPLGVLLIFLTSQIGFSSIAKAQTPVAPTITTKSICSTQLGTAIDAVINRPLFSRVRWGILVQPLSTGQTLYSRDAQKYFTPASNLKLLTTAAALQQLGANFRIRTSIYQNGNGVLRVVGRGDPSLSDTQLQKLAQQLKQKGITQIQQLIADDSYIQGDIVNPTWQWEDVQSDYGAPVNSFILNQNIFSLKLIPQAVGKSLQVVWTDAGEARQWRIINQSVTVAQNQPSYINVTRELSGTILRIQGQLTTNSEPSLIDLPVVDPNYYFLRRFRTALATEKITLGQTLVLNGGVDQEEIAFVESPPLAELLAETNLNSNNLYAEALLRALAVKKLRVKNQTSADVGLEVVKASLTQLGVDPANYILVDGSGLSRRNLVTPEAFVQTLRAIARTPTAYLYRASLPVAGKSGTLKGRFQGTSAEGIVQAKTGTLTGAISLSGYMNAPKYEPLVFSIIVNQSEQPASVVRQAIDEVVVLLTQLQRC